One Streptosporangium sp. NBC_01495 DNA window includes the following coding sequences:
- a CDS encoding ABC transporter ATP-binding protein produces MKIELAQVSRWYGNVVAVNDITMTVGPGVTGLLGPNGAGKSTLLHMMAGFLAPSGGTVTLDGDRIWRNHQIYRSIGLVPEREAVYGFLTGWQFVLSSARLHRLPNPDDAARKALALVEMESAKDRRIETYSKGMRQRVKVAAALVHDPQVLLLDEPFNGMDPRQRLHLMDLVRTMGTAGKTILFSSHILEEVERVAQHIEVLVAGRHAASGDFREIRRRMTDRPHLFKVRSSDDRRLASALIADASSGSVSLTEAGLEVHAVDFRRFTRLLPRVAKDADIRILQVSPADEDLESVFSYLINRSS; encoded by the coding sequence ATGAAGATCGAACTGGCCCAGGTGTCCCGCTGGTACGGCAACGTGGTCGCCGTCAACGACATCACCATGACCGTCGGCCCCGGCGTCACCGGGCTGCTCGGCCCGAACGGCGCGGGCAAGTCCACGCTGCTGCACATGATGGCCGGGTTCCTGGCCCCCTCGGGCGGCACCGTCACCCTCGACGGCGACCGTATCTGGCGCAACCACCAGATCTACCGCTCCATCGGCCTGGTCCCCGAGCGCGAGGCCGTCTACGGCTTCCTCACCGGCTGGCAGTTCGTGCTGTCCAGCGCCAGGCTGCACCGCCTCCCCAACCCGGACGACGCCGCGCGCAAGGCACTCGCCCTGGTGGAGATGGAGAGCGCCAAGGACCGCAGGATCGAGACGTACTCCAAGGGCATGCGACAGCGGGTCAAGGTGGCCGCGGCCCTCGTCCACGACCCGCAGGTCCTGCTGCTCGACGAGCCGTTCAACGGCATGGACCCGCGCCAGCGCCTGCACCTGATGGACCTGGTCCGCACCATGGGCACCGCGGGCAAGACCATCCTGTTCAGCTCGCACATCCTGGAGGAGGTGGAGCGGGTCGCCCAGCACATCGAGGTGCTGGTCGCCGGGCGCCACGCCGCCTCCGGGGACTTCCGCGAGATCCGCCGCCGGATGACCGACCGCCCGCACCTGTTCAAGGTCCGCTCCAGCGACGACCGCCGCCTGGCGTCCGCGCTGATCGCCGACGCCTCCTCGGGCTCGGTCTCGCTGACCGAGGCGGGCCTGGAGGTGCACGCCGTCGACTTCCGGCGCTTCACCCGGCTGCTGCCCAGGGTCGCCAAGGACGCGGACATCCGGATCCTGCAGGTCTCCCCCGCCGACGAAGACCTGGAGAGCGTCTTCTCCTACCTGATCAACAGGAGCAGCTGA
- a CDS encoding ABC transporter permease, producing MNGVIAGISYRALLGRRRIWLLVMLPLVLVAMAVLLRFIGAADERSAVALMQTFAIGTMLPLLGLIAGTGVIAPEIDDGTIIHLLSKPISRPVIAQTKFVVAASMLALFAAVPTFVAAYILVNLESGIAYGFALGSLIGGIAYAAVFMLLGVLTRHAVTIGIVYALVWEGVVGNFVPGARRFSIQQWAQTIADQLSSSAFFSTEITLGFAVPALAVVTVGAVIWAGRRLRSFSLTGDE from the coding sequence ATGAACGGTGTCATCGCCGGAATCTCCTACCGGGCGCTCCTCGGCCGCCGCCGGATCTGGCTGCTGGTCATGCTGCCCCTGGTGCTGGTCGCCATGGCCGTGCTGCTGAGGTTCATCGGCGCCGCCGACGAGCGGAGCGCCGTCGCGCTCATGCAGACCTTCGCCATCGGCACCATGCTGCCGCTGCTCGGCCTGATCGCGGGGACCGGGGTGATCGCCCCCGAGATCGACGACGGCACGATCATCCACCTGCTGTCCAAGCCGATCTCCCGCCCGGTGATCGCCCAGACCAAGTTCGTGGTCGCCGCCTCGATGCTCGCGCTGTTCGCCGCCGTGCCGACCTTCGTCGCGGCCTACATCCTGGTCAACCTCGAATCCGGCATCGCGTACGGCTTCGCGCTCGGTTCCCTCATCGGCGGGATCGCGTACGCGGCGGTGTTCATGCTGCTGGGCGTGCTGACCCGGCACGCGGTCACGATCGGCATCGTCTACGCGCTCGTCTGGGAGGGCGTGGTCGGCAACTTCGTCCCCGGCGCCCGCCGGTTCTCCATCCAGCAGTGGGCCCAGACGATCGCCGACCAGCTGTCGTCCTCGGCGTTCTTCTCCACCGAGATCACCCTCGGCTTCGCCGTCCCCGCCCTGGCCGTCGTCACCGTCGGCGCGGTCATCTGGGCGGGCAGGCGCCTGCGGAGCTTCTCCCTCACCGGCGACGAGTAG
- a CDS encoding ABC transporter permease encodes MSEPTGVIHDIGYRHYEGARLGRGHATAALTLHSLRGIFGLGRTARSKIIPFALLAVMLLPAVVSIAIMALAKQEGMRYTEYAVIMQAVLAIFLASQSPYAVAPDLRFRVLPLYLSRPVTIWDYIGAKLAAMTTAMFLLLAAPLTVLYIGEVVIDLPGDTHTAEYLTAMAGAAGYALLLACLGVAIASFTPRRGLGVASVIAFYLLASAVSTVLFATLESMGDDTAASWAWLINPFFLVDAAVHVGLFGATPTAGVVYPPDGGTLVAGAIMIVLIALSLTALIARYRKAASR; translated from the coding sequence ATGTCTGAGCCCACGGGTGTCATCCACGACATCGGATACCGCCACTACGAGGGGGCCCGGCTCGGCCGCGGCCACGCCACCGCCGCGCTCACCCTGCACAGCCTGCGCGGGATCTTCGGACTCGGCCGCACCGCCCGCTCGAAGATCATCCCATTCGCGCTCCTGGCCGTCATGCTCCTGCCCGCGGTCGTCTCCATCGCGATCATGGCGCTGGCCAAGCAGGAGGGGATGCGCTACACCGAGTACGCCGTCATCATGCAGGCCGTGCTCGCGATCTTCCTGGCCTCGCAGTCGCCGTACGCCGTCGCGCCCGACCTGCGCTTCCGGGTGCTGCCGCTCTACCTGTCGCGCCCGGTGACGATCTGGGACTACATCGGGGCGAAGCTCGCGGCGATGACGACCGCCATGTTCCTGCTGCTGGCGGCCCCGCTCACCGTGCTCTACATCGGTGAGGTGGTCATCGACCTGCCGGGCGACACGCACACCGCCGAATACCTCACCGCCATGGCCGGAGCGGCCGGATACGCGCTGCTGCTGGCCTGCCTGGGCGTGGCCATCGCCTCGTTCACCCCCAGGCGCGGCCTGGGCGTGGCCTCCGTCATCGCCTTCTACCTGCTCGCCTCCGCCGTGTCGACCGTGCTGTTCGCGACGCTGGAGTCGATGGGCGACGACACCGCCGCCTCCTGGGCGTGGCTGATCAACCCCTTCTTCCTGGTGGACGCCGCCGTACACGTCGGGCTCTTCGGGGCGACACCCACCGCGGGCGTCGTCTACCCCCCGGACGGCGGAACCCTGGTCGCGGGAGCGATCATGATCGTGCTGATCGCCCTGTCCCTCACGGCCCTGATCGCGCGCTACCGTAAGGCGGCCTCCCGATGA
- a CDS encoding ABC transporter ATP-binding protein, translating to MTILATEGLTRRFPRVTALDQLTVTVGPGVTGLVGANGAGKSTLIKILLGLLEPSAGSARVLGMDVTTQGAEIRRTVGYMPEHDCLPPDLSATEFTVHMAQMSGLPRTAARERAADVLRHVGLYEERYRAMGGYSTGMKQRVKLAQALVHDPRLVLLDEPTNGLDPRGRDEMLALIRRIGSEFGISVLVTSHLLGELERVCDHVIVIDGGKLLRSSSIGEFTQITQTVTVEVEEGQDALAARLTELGETVTPHGRMLLVHVRAPETFDALRDAVCELDLCLVRVEQGRQRIEDVFREPVNV from the coding sequence ATGACTATCCTCGCCACCGAGGGACTAACCAGACGTTTCCCCCGGGTGACGGCGCTCGACCAGCTCACCGTCACCGTCGGCCCCGGCGTGACCGGCCTGGTCGGCGCCAACGGCGCGGGCAAGTCCACGCTGATCAAGATCCTCCTCGGTCTGCTCGAACCCAGCGCGGGCAGTGCCCGGGTGCTGGGAATGGACGTGACGACCCAGGGCGCGGAGATCCGCCGGACCGTGGGCTACATGCCCGAGCACGACTGCCTGCCACCCGACCTGTCCGCCACCGAGTTCACCGTGCACATGGCCCAGATGTCGGGCCTGCCGCGCACCGCGGCCCGCGAGCGCGCCGCCGACGTCCTGCGCCACGTCGGGCTGTACGAGGAGCGCTACCGGGCGATGGGCGGCTACTCCACCGGCATGAAGCAGCGCGTCAAGCTGGCCCAGGCCCTGGTGCACGACCCGCGCCTGGTCCTGCTGGACGAGCCCACCAACGGCCTCGACCCGCGGGGCCGCGACGAGATGCTCGCGCTGATCCGCAGGATCGGCTCCGAGTTCGGCATCAGCGTGCTGGTCACCTCCCACCTGCTGGGCGAGCTGGAGCGGGTCTGCGACCACGTCATCGTGATCGACGGCGGCAAGCTGCTGCGCTCCTCGTCCATCGGGGAGTTCACCCAGATCACCCAGACCGTGACCGTCGAGGTCGAGGAGGGCCAGGACGCGCTGGCCGCCCGCCTGACCGAGCTGGGCGAGACCGTCACCCCGCACGGCAGGATGCTGCTCGTCCACGTCCGCGCGCCGGAGACCTTCGACGCGCTCCGCGACGCCGTCTGCGAGCTCGACCTCTGCCTCGTCCGCGTGGAGCAGGGCCGCCAGCGCATCGAGGACGTCTTCAGGGAGCCCGTCAATGTCTGA
- a CDS encoding DUF389 domain-containing protein gives MLHLRVISPPELSDRVLEVLDGCVGVANIVVFPGAARSPAGDLVQFDIAREAANEVIERLQELGLHTEGSIAAEQIDLSISEVAERAQEEAPGDSDDAVVWAEFAQRVGDDTRLTWAFLTFLAIATQLAAIGVIVNSPILIVGAMVMGPEFGAIAAICFGLLRTDRDLIGRAARTLVLGFAAAIAITFACALASRGLGWIGVSSLGTGHEEIEFIVKPDRWSFIVALLAGAAGVLSVTAGKSSALVGVFISVTTVPAAGYFAVAAALSRWDDMAASAVQLGVNVAGMIISGVVTLLVQKAYWSRFGMRLPARPGGG, from the coding sequence GTGCTGCATCTACGTGTGATCAGTCCGCCGGAGCTGTCGGACAGGGTGCTGGAGGTGCTCGACGGATGCGTCGGCGTCGCCAACATCGTCGTGTTCCCCGGCGCCGCGCGCTCTCCCGCCGGTGACCTCGTCCAGTTCGACATCGCCCGCGAGGCCGCCAACGAGGTGATCGAGCGGCTGCAGGAGCTCGGCCTGCACACGGAGGGCTCGATCGCGGCCGAGCAGATCGACCTGTCGATCTCGGAGGTGGCCGAGCGCGCCCAGGAGGAGGCGCCCGGCGACAGCGACGACGCCGTGGTCTGGGCGGAGTTCGCCCAGCGGGTCGGCGACGACACCCGGCTCACCTGGGCCTTCCTGACGTTCCTCGCGATCGCCACCCAGCTCGCGGCGATCGGTGTGATCGTCAACTCGCCGATCCTCATCGTCGGCGCGATGGTGATGGGGCCGGAGTTCGGCGCGATCGCGGCCATCTGCTTCGGCCTGCTCCGTACCGACCGGGACCTCATCGGCCGCGCGGCCAGGACCCTGGTCCTGGGCTTCGCCGCCGCCATCGCGATCACCTTCGCCTGCGCGCTGGCCTCGCGGGGGCTCGGCTGGATCGGGGTGAGCTCGCTCGGGACGGGGCACGAGGAGATCGAGTTCATCGTCAAGCCCGACAGGTGGTCGTTCATCGTCGCGCTGCTCGCCGGGGCCGCCGGGGTGCTCTCGGTCACCGCGGGCAAGTCCTCGGCCCTGGTCGGCGTCTTCATCTCGGTCACCACGGTCCCCGCCGCCGGATACTTCGCGGTCGCCGCCGCGCTGTCCCGCTGGGACGACATGGCCGCCTCGGCCGTCCAGCTCGGGGTGAACGTCGCGGGCATGATCATCTCCGGCGTGGTGACGCTTCTCGTGCAAAAGGCCTACTGGTCCCGATTCGGCATGCGGCTGCCGGCACGCCCGGGTGGAGGATAG